One genomic segment of Gemmatimonas aurantiaca includes these proteins:
- a CDS encoding NADH-quinone oxidoreductase subunit B has protein sequence MYGKQLPIVDVTRPAPAGASAGSATPGKHATFEYLTTRKDELVGWARKFSLFPYPFVTACCAMEFMAVSASNYDTDRFGAALPRFSPRQADLLMVVGTVTQKQAPILLKVYEQMCEPKWVMAFGVCATSGGFYQNYASLPGIDRIIPVDIYVPGCPPRPEMVIDGIMRLQEKIANGRHPIINDRF, from the coding sequence ATGTACGGCAAGCAGCTCCCCATCGTGGATGTGACGAGACCGGCGCCCGCAGGGGCCTCCGCCGGATCCGCCACCCCGGGCAAACACGCGACGTTCGAGTATCTGACGACGCGCAAGGACGAACTCGTGGGGTGGGCGCGCAAGTTCTCGCTCTTCCCCTATCCGTTCGTGACGGCCTGCTGCGCCATGGAATTCATGGCCGTCAGCGCCTCCAACTACGACACCGACCGGTTCGGGGCCGCGCTGCCGCGCTTCTCCCCGCGTCAGGCCGATCTCCTCATGGTCGTGGGCACGGTCACCCAGAAACAGGCCCCCATCCTGCTCAAGGTCTACGAGCAGATGTGCGAGCCCAAATGGGTCATGGCCTTCGGGGTCTGCGCCACGTCGGGCGGGTTCTACCAGAACTACGCTTCGCTGCCCGGGATCGACCGCATCATCCCGGTGGACATCTACGTCCCCGGCTGCCCGCCGCGCCCGGAAATGGTCATCGATGGGATCATGCGCCTGCAGGAGAAGATCGCCAACGGGCGCCATCCCATCATCAACGACCGCTTCTGA
- a CDS encoding NADH-quinone oxidoreductase subunit I, whose protein sequence is MSVRYQRKQYWNEPTMNWWEKAYLPEVLRGLFITTGVFLRNMGKWVTGRRGAVTTYYPEERRPDFAPRNRGKHVLTQRPDGSVQCIACNMCATVCPAKVIEIEPGFDANDPAHPKYPVRFEIDYSRCVFCGMCVEACPEDAIRMAPDVPNLVSDDRYNMWLTMDEMMTWRPQADVAKPYPPKPTLPVLPLVRDARGAHGVAGGVPSKH, encoded by the coding sequence ATGAGCGTCCGGTATCAGCGCAAACAGTACTGGAACGAACCCACCATGAACTGGTGGGAGAAGGCCTATCTGCCCGAGGTGCTCCGTGGTCTGTTCATCACCACCGGCGTCTTCCTGCGCAACATGGGCAAATGGGTGACGGGCCGCCGTGGGGCGGTCACCACGTACTATCCCGAAGAGCGCCGCCCCGATTTTGCGCCGCGCAACCGCGGCAAGCATGTGCTGACGCAGCGCCCCGACGGCTCGGTGCAGTGCATCGCGTGCAACATGTGTGCGACCGTGTGCCCGGCCAAGGTCATCGAAATCGAACCCGGTTTCGACGCCAACGATCCGGCGCACCCCAAGTATCCGGTGCGCTTCGAGATCGACTATTCACGGTGCGTGTTCTGCGGCATGTGCGTGGAAGCCTGCCCCGAAGACGCCATCCGCATGGCGCCCGACGTGCCCAACCTGGTCTCGGACGACCGCTACAACATGTGGCTCACGATGGACGAGATGATGACCTGGCGTCCGCAGGCGGATGTGGCCAAGCCCTATCCACCGAAGCCCACGTTGCCGGTGCTGCCGCTCGTGCGGGATGCGCGTGGCGCGCACGGTGTCGCGGGAGGTGTCCCATCGAAACACTGA
- the nuoE gene encoding NADH-quinone oxidoreductase subunit NuoE has product MTTPVKKPMENIQHLIPEFERWKTRYPEDFTGSLTLPCLRRIQEERGYIADSDIDELVAYLGVSRIQVDEVIAFYTQFTRVPLGTHHLQVCHNLSCSLRGAEGLVGYLCQKLGIKPGETTADGKFTLSTVECLASCGTAPMMMVNDTYHENLTPAAVDALLEDLAK; this is encoded by the coding sequence ATGACGACGCCGGTGAAAAAACCGATGGAGAACATCCAGCATCTCATTCCGGAGTTCGAGCGCTGGAAGACGCGCTATCCGGAGGATTTCACGGGATCGCTCACGCTGCCGTGTCTGCGCCGCATCCAGGAGGAGCGTGGATACATCGCCGACAGCGATATCGACGAACTCGTGGCGTATCTCGGCGTGTCGCGCATCCAGGTGGACGAGGTGATCGCGTTCTACACGCAGTTCACGCGTGTGCCGCTCGGCACCCACCATCTGCAGGTGTGTCACAACCTCTCCTGCTCGCTGCGTGGTGCCGAAGGCCTGGTGGGCTACCTGTGCCAGAAGCTCGGGATCAAGCCGGGCGAGACCACGGCTGACGGCAAATTCACGCTCAGCACGGTGGAGTGCCTCGCGTCCTGCGGCACGGCTCCGATGATGATGGTGAACGACACGTACCACGAGAACCTCACGCCGGCCGCGGTGGACGCGCTGCTCGAGGACCTCGCGAAATGA
- the nuoF gene encoding NADH-quinone oxidoreductase subunit NuoF, with the protein MTTPVTATPEFPALSGRKYFMNFPVTDTSHSLAAYRARGGYQSLQKALTSMQPTDVTKEVSAAGLLGHGGAAFPAGRKWGVIKLNDGEPHYVCMNADEGEPGTFKDRWLLEHVPHLCIEGLILASYAIMGRHAFIYIRGEFDLPYRRLRDAIEEAYDAGLLGRNILGTDYSLDIVLYRGAGSYVCGEASAMLASLEGKKGWPRNRPPRLTVKGLYQRPTVVNNVETLANIPAIVGEGGEAFRKVGLPKSPGTQMISISGHLVRPGVYEVEYGYSWEKFLYEDCGGIPGGRGLKCVIPGGVSTKILDANELKGLTLDHNSALSAGSQIGSGGMIVIAEGTCMVRVARIIQRFYHHESCGQCTPCREGMGWMERILDRIVRGEGHPDDIDRLYHISNANDGTTICSLGDSAGYACSAILDHYRDEFEYFITNGRSMYDGRLTVDDPFADVTATATAGASA; encoded by the coding sequence ATGACGACACCGGTCACGGCCACTCCCGAATTTCCGGCGCTGAGCGGGCGGAAGTACTTCATGAACTTCCCCGTCACGGACACGTCGCATTCCCTCGCGGCGTACCGGGCTCGTGGAGGTTATCAGTCGCTGCAGAAGGCGCTCACCAGCATGCAGCCCACCGATGTCACCAAGGAAGTCTCGGCCGCGGGTCTGCTCGGACATGGCGGGGCGGCCTTTCCGGCCGGCCGGAAATGGGGCGTCATCAAACTGAACGACGGTGAGCCGCACTACGTCTGCATGAATGCCGACGAGGGCGAACCGGGCACGTTCAAGGATCGCTGGCTGCTCGAGCATGTGCCGCACCTGTGCATCGAAGGCCTCATCCTGGCGTCCTACGCCATCATGGGGCGGCACGCGTTCATCTACATCCGCGGTGAGTTCGATCTGCCCTACCGTCGGCTGCGCGATGCCATCGAAGAGGCGTACGACGCCGGGCTGCTGGGCCGGAACATTCTCGGCACCGACTATTCGCTCGATATCGTGCTGTATCGCGGCGCCGGTTCGTACGTGTGCGGTGAAGCCTCGGCGATGCTGGCGTCTCTCGAGGGCAAAAAAGGCTGGCCGCGCAACCGTCCGCCACGGCTTACGGTGAAGGGCTTGTATCAGCGACCCACCGTGGTGAACAACGTGGAGACGCTGGCCAACATTCCCGCCATCGTGGGGGAAGGCGGCGAAGCGTTCCGGAAGGTGGGGCTGCCCAAGAGTCCCGGCACGCAGATGATCTCCATCTCCGGCCACCTGGTGCGCCCGGGGGTGTACGAAGTGGAATACGGGTACTCGTGGGAGAAGTTCCTTTACGAGGACTGTGGCGGCATTCCCGGCGGGCGTGGTCTCAAGTGTGTCATTCCGGGCGGCGTGTCCACGAAGATCCTCGATGCCAACGAACTCAAGGGACTCACGCTCGATCACAACTCCGCGCTGAGTGCCGGTTCACAGATCGGCTCCGGCGGCATGATCGTCATCGCCGAAGGCACCTGCATGGTGCGGGTCGCGCGCATCATCCAGCGCTTCTATCACCACGAATCGTGCGGACAGTGCACGCCCTGCCGCGAGGGCATGGGGTGGATGGAGCGCATCCTGGACCGCATCGTGCGCGGTGAAGGACATCCCGACGATATCGACCGGCTGTACCACATCTCCAACGCCAACGATGGCACCACCATCTGCAGCCTCGGGGACTCGGCGGGTTACGCCTGTTCGGCGATTCTCGATCACTATCGCGATGAATTCGAGTACTTCATCACGAACGGACGCTCGATGTACGACGGGCGGTTGACGGTCGACGATCCGTTCGCGGATGTGACGGCGACCGCAACGGCGGGGGCTTCCGCATGA
- a CDS encoding complex I subunit 1 family protein — MSQVLPDLVMTLAFIIYSMVMLLSFGGLLTWVERKQSAVMSDRVGANRAYIRIPFTNIKLVWLGLFHGMADGAKMLLKENFKPRAHDQLGYFLAPFVVFTPVLLVFAVIPFGGTIDPGALFPALASWFGGRTYSMQIAQLDAGLLVVFAFSGLTIIGAMLAGWASENKFSLLGGLRAGSQMISYELVMGLTVMGLILVYGTVDLGSIVQQQSGTMAGFLPAWGLFQQPLAAFLFLTAAIAENKRIPFDLPEAESELVAGYFTEYSAMKLGLFMFSEFIQIAIVGALFATLFLGGYNLPFMNDAGFLLPGGREIALSQGVRVPLQMLTFLGKVALLCVLQIQIRWTLPRFRYDQMLGLSWKLLLPLSLANLVVTVLFMWMRGGAS, encoded by the coding sequence ATGAGTCAGGTGCTTCCCGATCTCGTGATGACGCTGGCCTTCATCATCTACTCCATGGTGATGCTGCTCAGTTTCGGCGGTCTGCTGACCTGGGTGGAGCGCAAGCAGTCGGCGGTGATGTCGGACCGGGTGGGCGCCAATCGCGCCTACATCCGCATTCCGTTCACCAACATCAAACTGGTGTGGCTCGGTCTGTTTCACGGTATGGCAGACGGCGCGAAGATGCTGCTCAAGGAGAACTTCAAGCCACGGGCGCACGACCAGCTGGGATACTTCCTGGCGCCGTTCGTCGTGTTCACGCCGGTGCTGCTGGTGTTCGCGGTGATTCCGTTCGGCGGCACGATCGATCCGGGCGCGCTGTTTCCGGCGCTGGCGTCGTGGTTCGGTGGACGCACCTACTCCATGCAGATCGCGCAACTCGACGCCGGACTGCTGGTCGTGTTCGCGTTCAGCGGGCTGACCATCATCGGGGCGATGCTCGCGGGCTGGGCGTCGGAGAACAAGTTCTCGCTCCTGGGCGGTCTGCGTGCCGGCTCGCAGATGATCTCCTACGAGCTCGTCATGGGGCTCACGGTGATGGGGCTCATCCTGGTATATGGCACGGTCGATCTCGGATCGATCGTGCAGCAGCAGTCGGGCACGATGGCCGGCTTTCTGCCGGCGTGGGGTCTCTTTCAGCAACCGCTGGCGGCGTTTCTCTTCCTCACTGCCGCGATCGCCGAGAACAAACGCATTCCTTTTGACCTGCCGGAAGCGGAATCGGAGCTGGTGGCCGGGTATTTCACCGAATACAGCGCGATGAAGCTCGGGCTGTTCATGTTCTCCGAGTTCATCCAGATCGCCATCGTGGGCGCGCTGTTCGCGACGTTGTTCCTGGGCGGCTACAATCTGCCGTTCATGAACGACGCGGGATTCCTGCTGCCCGGGGGGCGCGAGATCGCGCTGAGCCAGGGTGTGCGCGTGCCGCTCCAGATGCTGACGTTCCTCGGCAAGGTGGCGCTGCTGTGCGTGCTCCAGATCCAGATCCGGTGGACCCTGCCGCGGTTCCGGTACGACCAGATGCTGGGGCTGTCGTGGAAGCTGCTGTTGCCGCTCTCGCTGGCCAACCTGGTCGTGACGGTGCTGTTCATGTGGATGCGCGGAGGTGCGTCATGA
- a CDS encoding 2Fe-2S iron-sulfur cluster-binding protein, which translates to MSENRPEKILEFFIDGHPVTAKDGQTVIQAAREHGFDVPHFCWHPQLSVPGNCRICMVEVESDNGDPWFDIGCNMPVTAGMRVLLNSDTVKKLRKDTMQFITLNHPVDCGICSKSGECTLQDYHYEHNGAASLSRDRKNHATKFYPLSDRIMLDNERCIMCTRCVRFTHEVSKTHALGAVYRGDHSLIRPAEDANFNDDVYSDNVIDICPVGALLSRENIDNSRVWYTEPTASVCPGCERGCNISIWHRRQAWAFKALDPKLNTRIERVTPRENPDVNGPWVCNKARDLAKILERPRAEQPMIAGRVVDRADAIAAAAALLAGAKKVVALVSSWGSNEELAAFQLTIAASLGDRLTAWVKADHQPVPGEVIEDDILIKADKNPNRHGALALFPPLPAEGLTAIPADADVVLVWGEGVPAAALPQGAQVIRLDAWAHADNEVAAVFLPISIQTERAGHYTNFAGVVSDFAACFTPAPLVTHAETLFGMLLSAEVGVRRASA; encoded by the coding sequence ATGAGTGAGAATCGCCCCGAGAAGATCCTCGAGTTCTTCATCGACGGACACCCGGTCACCGCGAAGGATGGACAGACGGTGATCCAGGCGGCGCGCGAGCACGGGTTCGACGTGCCGCATTTCTGCTGGCATCCGCAGCTTTCGGTGCCGGGCAACTGCCGCATCTGCATGGTGGAAGTGGAGTCGGACAACGGTGATCCGTGGTTCGACATCGGCTGCAACATGCCGGTCACCGCCGGGATGCGGGTACTGCTCAATTCGGACACGGTGAAGAAGTTGCGGAAGGACACGATGCAGTTCATCACCCTGAATCATCCGGTGGATTGCGGCATCTGCAGCAAGTCGGGCGAGTGCACCCTGCAGGACTACCACTACGAACACAACGGCGCGGCGTCACTCTCGCGCGACCGGAAGAATCACGCGACGAAGTTCTACCCGCTCTCCGATCGCATCATGCTGGACAACGAGCGCTGCATCATGTGCACGCGCTGCGTCCGGTTCACCCACGAGGTCTCGAAGACCCACGCGCTGGGGGCGGTGTACCGCGGCGATCACTCGCTGATCCGGCCGGCCGAGGACGCGAATTTCAACGACGACGTGTACTCGGACAATGTCATCGACATCTGTCCGGTTGGGGCGCTGCTGTCGCGTGAGAACATCGACAACTCCCGTGTGTGGTACACCGAGCCCACGGCCTCGGTGTGTCCCGGCTGCGAGCGGGGGTGCAACATCTCCATCTGGCATCGTCGCCAGGCCTGGGCGTTCAAGGCACTCGATCCGAAACTCAATACCCGCATCGAACGCGTCACGCCGCGGGAAAATCCCGACGTCAATGGGCCGTGGGTGTGCAACAAGGCCCGCGATCTGGCGAAGATCCTCGAACGTCCGCGTGCCGAACAGCCGATGATTGCCGGCCGCGTGGTCGATCGTGCCGACGCCATCGCGGCCGCCGCGGCGTTGCTCGCGGGGGCGAAGAAGGTGGTGGCGCTGGTGTCGAGCTGGGGATCGAACGAGGAACTCGCGGCGTTCCAGCTCACCATTGCCGCATCGCTCGGCGACCGGCTCACGGCGTGGGTGAAAGCCGATCATCAGCCGGTTCCCGGTGAAGTGATCGAGGACGACATCCTGATCAAGGCCGACAAGAATCCCAATCGTCATGGCGCGCTGGCGTTGTTTCCGCCGCTGCCGGCAGAAGGGCTGACGGCCATTCCGGCTGATGCCGATGTGGTGCTGGTGTGGGGTGAGGGCGTGCCCGCTGCGGCGCTGCCGCAGGGAGCGCAGGTGATCCGGCTCGATGCATGGGCGCATGCCGACAACGAAGTGGCGGCGGTCTTCCTGCCCATCAGCATCCAGACGGAACGGGCAGGGCACTATACGAACTTCGCCGGCGTGGTGAGCGACTTCGCGGCGTGTTTCACGCCGGCGCCTCTGGTCACGCACGCCGAGACACTGTTCGGCATGCTGCTCTCCGCCGAAGTCGGCGTGCGGAGGGCCTCGGCATGA
- a CDS encoding NADH-quinone oxidoreductase subunit D — translation MVVNIGPSHPATHGTVQIIAELDGEKVLRTDVHCGYLHRGFEKECEDHTWHNLIPYVDRLNYCSALINNFAYCDGVERLMGIEITPRTKYLRTLLAEYSRLADHLTCVAASLMELGAMTAFLYLVTVRDAMYEHLAALTGARVTYSYGRIGGLAADVPEGWFKRLEEILRDYELYLERVHGLVDRNRIFIDRMRNVGTLSTAEALHWGFTGPILRSTGVPRDLRKDTPYLAYAELDFDVPVGILGDNYDRYYVRMREMDESVYMIRQLMDMIPDGPINVDDRRCVFPEKQLVYGEIESLINHFKLVMEGPVVPAGDVYVGHEAANGELGFYIVSNGEGVPHKVHVRSPSFVHMGGAHRMLDGYQLADIVTTFGSINMIGGECDR, via the coding sequence GTGGTCGTCAACATCGGTCCGTCGCATCCGGCCACGCACGGCACGGTGCAGATCATTGCCGAACTCGATGGCGAGAAGGTGCTGCGCACCGATGTGCACTGCGGCTACCTGCATCGCGGGTTCGAGAAGGAGTGCGAGGATCACACCTGGCACAACCTCATCCCGTACGTCGACCGGCTGAACTACTGCTCGGCGCTCATCAACAACTTCGCGTACTGCGATGGGGTGGAGCGTCTGATGGGCATCGAGATCACGCCGCGCACGAAGTACCTGCGCACGCTGCTGGCCGAGTACTCCCGTCTGGCCGACCATCTCACCTGTGTGGCCGCGTCGCTCATGGAACTCGGTGCGATGACGGCGTTCCTGTATCTCGTGACGGTGCGGGACGCGATGTACGAACATCTGGCGGCGCTCACCGGCGCGCGGGTCACGTACTCGTACGGCCGTATCGGTGGCCTCGCGGCGGACGTGCCCGAGGGCTGGTTCAAGCGGCTGGAGGAGATCCTGCGCGACTACGAGTTGTACCTCGAACGCGTGCATGGCCTCGTCGACCGCAACCGCATCTTCATCGATCGCATGCGCAACGTGGGCACCCTCAGTACGGCGGAGGCGCTGCACTGGGGATTCACCGGACCGATTCTGCGCTCCACCGGTGTGCCGCGCGATCTGCGCAAGGATACCCCGTATCTCGCATACGCCGAGCTCGATTTCGACGTGCCCGTGGGGATTCTGGGCGACAACTACGATCGCTACTACGTGCGCATGCGCGAGATGGACGAATCGGTGTACATGATCCGTCAGCTCATGGACATGATCCCCGACGGCCCCATCAACGTGGACGACCGTCGCTGCGTGTTCCCCGAGAAGCAGCTCGTGTACGGGGAGATCGAATCGCTCATCAACCATTTCAAGCTGGTGATGGAAGGGCCGGTGGTGCCGGCGGGCGATGTGTACGTGGGCCACGAAGCGGCCAACGGCGAGCTGGGATTCTACATCGTCAGCAATGGGGAGGGCGTGCCGCACAAGGTGCATGTCCGCTCGCCGAGTTTCGTGCACATGGGCGGCGCGCACCGCATGCTCGACGGATATCAGTTGGCCGACATCGTCACGACGTTCGGCTCGATCAACATGATCGGTGGCGAGTGCGACCGATGA
- a CDS encoding NADH-quinone oxidoreductase subunit C has protein sequence MTATVFTQLEQSLLQSLQVPAPPDADEALPLSPERPVRSLGVQHGILVLELLPEALVRVARGLRDDFGFDLFLDVTAVDWPDRTPRFDVVYHFYSTTHHVRIRLKVRVHQAADATAPDVRPEVETLTGLYGSAGYMERECHDMYGIVFRGNADLRPILLYEGFVGHPLRKDYPKQQEQPLVPYRPPQSALVR, from the coding sequence GTGACGGCAACGGTTTTCACACAGCTCGAGCAGTCGCTACTCCAGTCGCTGCAGGTCCCGGCGCCTCCGGATGCGGATGAGGCGCTCCCGCTGTCTCCCGAACGTCCCGTGCGGTCGCTCGGCGTGCAGCACGGCATCCTGGTGCTGGAACTGCTCCCCGAAGCCCTCGTACGCGTGGCCCGTGGCCTGCGCGACGACTTCGGTTTCGACCTCTTTCTCGATGTGACGGCGGTGGACTGGCCCGACCGCACGCCGCGGTTCGACGTGGTCTACCACTTCTACTCCACCACCCATCATGTGCGCATCCGGCTCAAGGTGCGCGTACACCAAGCCGCGGACGCGACCGCACCCGATGTGCGGCCCGAGGTGGAGACGCTGACGGGACTGTACGGTTCCGCCGGATACATGGAACGCGAGTGCCACGACATGTATGGCATCGTCTTCCGCGGCAATGCCGATCTGCGTCCCATTCTTCTGTACGAGGGGTTCGTCGGTCATCCGCTGCGCAAGGACTATCCGAAGCAGCAGGAACAACCTCTCGTGCCGTACCGTCCGCCGCAGAGTGCCCTTGTCCGCTAG
- the nuoL gene encoding NADH-quinone oxidoreductase subunit L: MQSHMLALIALLPLVGFLLNGTFATSLGGNRFGHGVAAVIGCATPLLSFALAITAFLQLQAGGYTPIVEPFYRWASIGGNTFDIAFHFDRLSAVMTLIVTGVGSVIHIYSTGYMHDDKSFGRFFAYLNLFLFFMLLLVLGRSMLVLFVGWEGVGLASYLLIGFWFDDLANAAAGRKAFITNRVGDAAFLLGMFLLYRAFGTLDMDTINGALAGGQSAIVPAGLVGLLLFIGATGKSAQIPLYVWLPDAMAGPTPVSALIHAATMVTAGVYLVARMSAVYVLTPEVSQLIAIIGVLTAFFAATIALVQTDIKKVLAYSTVSQLGFMFLALGVGAYGVAIFHVMTHAFFKACLFLGAGSVIHALGGEQDIRKMGGLRTRIPITFWTFAIATAAIAGIPGLAGFFSKDEILWYAFSSASGGAPWLWGLAALTALMTAFYMTRLLWLTFFGASRMSHEVEHHVHESPLSMTGVLMLLALLSVVGGYIALPHFLEPQLPLPQVVPALEHYEHTLLYVSIALALGGVGLAVFIYGGPASRAEGLARTFAPVHALLSGKYFVDELYDRLLGRPLVWISENVLLKGGDRMLLDGTLNGMGSLAHRTAAVLGRVQTGSLHVYGLLVVIGLAGVVLWSWRHV, encoded by the coding sequence ATGCAGTCGCATATGCTGGCGCTCATCGCGCTGCTTCCACTCGTCGGCTTCCTGCTCAACGGCACGTTTGCCACGTCGCTGGGCGGGAACCGGTTCGGGCATGGCGTGGCCGCGGTGATCGGATGCGCAACGCCCCTGCTGTCGTTCGCGCTCGCGATCACCGCGTTCCTGCAACTCCAGGCCGGCGGGTACACACCGATCGTGGAGCCGTTCTACCGGTGGGCCTCCATCGGCGGGAACACCTTCGATATCGCGTTCCATTTCGACCGTCTGAGTGCGGTCATGACGCTGATCGTGACCGGTGTGGGATCGGTTATCCACATCTACTCCACCGGGTACATGCACGACGACAAGAGCTTCGGGCGCTTCTTCGCGTATCTGAATCTCTTCCTCTTCTTCATGCTCCTGCTGGTGCTGGGGCGGTCGATGCTGGTGCTGTTCGTGGGATGGGAAGGTGTGGGCCTGGCGTCCTATCTCCTGATCGGGTTCTGGTTCGACGATCTCGCCAATGCGGCCGCCGGCCGGAAGGCGTTCATCACCAATCGCGTGGGTGATGCCGCGTTCCTGCTCGGGATGTTTCTGCTCTACCGGGCGTTTGGCACGCTGGACATGGACACCATCAACGGGGCGCTGGCCGGCGGGCAGAGCGCGATCGTACCGGCCGGTCTGGTGGGGCTGCTGCTGTTCATCGGCGCCACGGGCAAGTCGGCGCAGATTCCGTTGTACGTATGGTTGCCCGATGCCATGGCCGGCCCGACGCCGGTGTCGGCGCTCATCCACGCGGCCACGATGGTCACGGCCGGTGTGTATCTCGTGGCGCGCATGTCGGCGGTGTACGTGCTCACGCCCGAGGTGTCGCAGCTCATCGCCATCATCGGGGTGCTCACGGCGTTTTTCGCCGCCACCATCGCCCTGGTGCAGACCGACATCAAGAAGGTGCTCGCCTATTCAACCGTCTCGCAGCTGGGGTTCATGTTCCTGGCACTCGGCGTGGGCGCGTATGGCGTGGCCATCTTTCACGTGATGACGCATGCCTTCTTCAAGGCCTGTCTGTTTCTGGGCGCGGGCAGCGTGATTCACGCGCTGGGTGGCGAGCAGGACATCCGGAAGATGGGCGGCCTGCGCACGCGTATTCCCATCACCTTCTGGACCTTCGCCATCGCGACGGCGGCCATTGCCGGGATTCCGGGGCTCGCCGGTTTCTTCTCGAAGGACGAGATCCTCTGGTATGCCTTCTCGAGCGCATCGGGGGGCGCCCCATGGTTGTGGGGACTCGCCGCGCTGACGGCCCTGATGACCGCCTTCTACATGACGCGACTGCTGTGGCTCACCTTCTTCGGTGCTTCACGCATGAGCCACGAGGTGGAGCATCATGTGCACGAGTCGCCGTTGTCCATGACCGGTGTGCTCATGCTGCTGGCGCTGCTGTCGGTGGTGGGCGGATACATCGCACTGCCACATTTCCTCGAGCCGCAGCTGCCATTGCCCCAGGTGGTGCCGGCGCTCGAACACTACGAACACACCTTGCTTTACGTGTCCATCGCACTGGCACTCGGCGGTGTGGGGCTGGCCGTGTTCATCTACGGCGGACCGGCGTCGCGCGCGGAAGGCCTCGCGCGCACCTTCGCGCCGGTGCACGCGCTGCTGAGCGGCAAGTACTTCGTGGACGAACTCTACGACCGTCTGCTCGGGCGGCCACTGGTGTGGATCTCGGAGAACGTGCTGCTCAAGGGCGGCGACCGCATGCTGCTCGACGGCACTCTCAACGGTATGGGCTCGCTGGCGCATCGCACCGCGGCCGTGCTGGGGCGTGTGCAGACCGGCAGTCTGCATGTGTACGGACTGCTGGTGGTGATCGGCCTGGCCGGTGTCGTGCTCTGGAGCTGGCGTCATGTCTGA
- a CDS encoding NADH-quinone oxidoreductase subunit J, whose protein sequence is MLALVSAASMLVLREPMRVALALITSMMSLGAIYGLLGVHFIAAFQVLIYVGAVMVFMVYVIMLLEVREGSGSRRYSSLLVPGLVGGAVLLGALAVGMSRPATPQAALPASSQSFGLTQFSTDFLQQYWLAFELTTVFLVAAIVAALAVIGVSRRARESARG, encoded by the coding sequence GTGCTGGCACTGGTGAGTGCGGCGTCGATGCTGGTCCTCCGGGAGCCCATGCGGGTGGCGCTGGCGCTCATCACATCGATGATGTCGCTGGGCGCGATCTACGGATTGCTCGGCGTGCATTTCATCGCCGCGTTCCAGGTGCTGATCTATGTCGGCGCCGTGATGGTGTTCATGGTCTACGTGATCATGCTGCTGGAAGTGCGGGAAGGGTCGGGCAGCCGGCGGTATTCCTCGCTGCTCGTGCCGGGACTGGTGGGCGGTGCGGTGCTGCTGGGCGCGCTCGCCGTGGGCATGTCGCGTCCGGCCACTCCGCAGGCGGCACTGCCGGCCTCGTCGCAGTCGTTCGGGCTCACGCAGTTCTCCACCGATTTCCTGCAGCAGTACTGGCTGGCCTTCGAACTGACGACGGTGTTCCTCGTCGCGGCGATCGTGGCGGCGCTGGCGGTCATCGGCGTGAGTCGCCGGGCGCGGGAGAGTGCCCGTGGATAA
- a CDS encoding NADH-quinone oxidoreductase subunit A, with the protein MTPYLTFLLYFCAIVGFVGLALALNALLGPKPAMTSTKLEPFECGATAVDLLNVKAVPIKYYAVAIVFLLFDLETMFLFIWALGARPLTGFMVFTFFLFATLLVLCLLYVYRARVLDAVTE; encoded by the coding sequence ATGACTCCCTATCTCACGTTCTTGCTGTACTTCTGCGCGATCGTCGGCTTCGTTGGCCTGGCGTTGGCGCTCAACGCGCTGCTGGGACCCAAACCGGCCATGACGTCCACCAAACTCGAACCGTTCGAGTGTGGCGCCACGGCCGTCGATCTGCTCAACGTCAAGGCGGTGCCGATCAAGTACTACGCGGTCGCCATCGTCTTTCTGCTGTTCGATCTCGAGACCATGTTCCTCTTCATCTGGGCGCTCGGTGCGCGTCCGCTGACCGGGTTCATGGTCTTCACCTTTTTCCTGTTCGCCACGCTCCTGGTGCTGTGCCTGCTGTACGTGTATCGCGCGCGGGTGCTGGACGCCGTGACGGAGTGA
- the nuoK gene encoding NADH-quinone oxidoreductase subunit NuoK has product MDKVTALLWLSGALFVFGLLGVVIRRNALIMLMCMELMLNGVNLSLVTFSQQRGDAAGAVMVFLVFVVATAEVALAIPIVLLLVKHARSLDLDRFSELKG; this is encoded by the coding sequence GTGGATAAGGTGACGGCACTGCTCTGGTTGTCGGGCGCGTTGTTCGTGTTCGGGTTGCTGGGGGTCGTGATCCGGCGCAATGCGCTGATCATGCTGATGTGCATGGAACTCATGCTGAACGGCGTGAACCTCAGTCTCGTGACCTTCTCGCAGCAGCGTGGGGATGCTGCGGGCGCGGTGATGGTCTTCCTGGTGTTCGTGGTGGCCACCGCCGAGGTCGCACTGGCGATCCCGATCGTGCTGCTGCTGGTCAAACATGCGCGATCGCTCGATCTCGATCGCTTCTCCGAGCTCAAGGGCTAG